Sequence from the Actinocatenispora sera genome:
CGAGCAGGGAGCCCGGACCCGTACCGACGCGGCCCGGCCCCGCGTCGGTGCGGGCCCGGGCCGGGTCGGAATCGGCGGTCAGTCGCGGACCGTGAAGGTGGTGGAGAGGGGGAGGTGGGTGGAGGAGTCGCCGACGTGCACGGTGTACGTGCCCGGGGTCAGCTGCCAGGCGTGCGCGTCCGACGACCAGACCGAGGCGTCGGCCGCGGTCAGGTGCAGGGTGACCCGCCTGGTCCGGCCGGGCCGCAGCGACACCTTCGCGAACCCCTTCAGCTGCGCCGACGGTTCACCGGCCGCCTTCGGGTCGGACAGGTACAGCTGGACGACCTGGTCGCCGGAGCGGTGCCCGGTGTTGGTCACCGACACCGAGGCCGTGAGCCGGCGGTGCGCCTCGAGCGTGTGCCCGGACAGGTGCAGCCCGGACAGCCGGAAACTCGTGTACGACAGGCCGTAGCCGAACGGGAACGCCGGCGTCAGCCCCTGCGAGTCGTACCAGCGGTAGCCGACCCGCAGGCCCTCCGAGTACGACACCTTGCCGTCGACGCCGGGCCACTGGGCCGCGGTGGACGCCGGTACCTGGTCCAGCGAGGTCGGGAACGTGACGGGCAGCTTGCCGGACGGGTTGGTGTCGCCGAACAGCAGCGCGGCGATCGCGTTACCGGCGTCCTGCCCCGGGTACCAGGCCTCGAAGACGCCCTTGACCTTCGACAGCCACGGCATCGTCACCGCGGAGCCGGTGTTGAGTACCACGATGGTGTTCGGGTTGGCGTCCGCGATGGCGGCGATCATCGCGTTCTGGGTGCCCGGCAGGTCGATGTCCTTGAGGTCCGAGCCCTCCGACTCGTAGTCGTTGGCATAGACCACGGCCACGTCGGAGTCCTTCGCCACCTGCACCGCCTGCGCCAGCGGGTCGGAGTCGGGCAGCGTCCAGCCGAGGTTGACGACGGCGTCGCCGGCCGCCTGGTAGTAGTCGACCTCGATCGAGACCGGCTTGTTCGCGGTCAGCGTCACCTGCGCGGTCTCGGTGTGCTCCGCCTGGTTGCGCCAGTTGTCGATGACCTGCTTGCCGTCGATCAGCAGCCGGCTGCCGTCGTCGGAGGTCAGCCCGAACGTGTAGCTGCCGGTCTGCGGCGGGGTCAGGGTACCGGTCCACCGGGTGGAGAAGTTGTTCGCCGGCACGCCGGCGGGCCGGTTCGCGTCGCCGAACGTGAACGACACCTGCGGATCGGTCCGGGTCGCCACCGGGTCACCGGACATCGTCGTGTTGTCGTAGTAGGCGCCGGTCAGCCCGTGCCCGCTGCCGTCGGCCGGGGTCAGGTACCGGCTGTCCACGGCGGGCAGTTTGCCGGAGCTGCCGAGGTTGCCCTGCGCGTACCGCACGTCGATGCCGCTGCCGGCCCGCGCCTTGATCCCCTCGTACGGGGTGACCGTGCCGGTACCGGCGACCTTCGCGCTGCCGCCGCCGGCGGTCATGGTGTCCGGCCCGGCGCCGTCCCCGATCACCGCGATCGAGCCGAGTTTCTTGTCGTTCAACGGAAGTACGCCGTCGTTCTTGAGCAGTACGGTGCCGTCCTCGCTGATCTGGCGGGCGGTCGCGACGTGCTTGTCGGTGGACGCCGGCGCGGTCGGGGTGTCCGCGGAGGGGTGGTCGAACAGCCCGAACCGGAACTCCTGCCGCAGGATCCGGCCGACCATGTCGTCGAGCCGGGAGCGCGGTACCTGCCCGTCGGTCACCGCCTGCTTCAGCGCGGCACCGAAGTACGTGCTGCCCGGCATCTCCATGTCCATCCCCGCGTTCGCGGAGCCGGCGGTGGAGTGCGTGCCGCCCCAGTCGGAGGTGATGAAGCCGTCGAAGCCGAAGTCCTGCTTGAGGATCTGGTTGAGGTACGCGTTCTCGCAGGCGAAGGAGCCGTTGACGACCGAGTACGAGCACATCGCCGAGGACGGCTTC
This genomic interval carries:
- a CDS encoding glycoside hydrolase family 3 C-terminal domain-containing protein; amino-acid sequence: MHRPTRPRIALATAFTLVAAALPAATLASSAQAAPNPDCPWIGSHAPIDSRVQQVLARMSLDDEIAMVHGAGGSAYTGYVPGNDALCIPALKLQDGPTGVRMADTTQLPSATTLAATFDQRAARRYGSVVGAEDRTKGVDVDLGPTVNIVRDPRWGRSFESYSEDPYLTGKIGAGDIEGIQSHGVMAQVKHWAVYNQETHRNTANDDVQIDDRSVHEIYAAAFGTIVDEAKPSSAMCSYSVVNGSFACENAYLNQILKQDFGFDGFITSDWGGTHSTAGSANAGMDMEMPGSTYFGAALKQAVTDGQVPRSRLDDMVGRILRQEFRFGLFDHPSADTPTAPASTDKHVATARQISEDGTVLLKNDGVLPLNDKKLGSIAVIGDGAGPDTMTAGGGSAKVAGTGTVTPYEGIKARAGSGIDVRYAQGNLGSSGKLPAVDSRYLTPADGSGHGLTGAYYDNTTMSGDPVATRTDPQVSFTFGDANRPAGVPANNFSTRWTGTLTPPQTGSYTFGLTSDDGSRLLIDGKQVIDNWRNQAEHTETAQVTLTANKPVSIEVDYYQAAGDAVVNLGWTLPDSDPLAQAVQVAKDSDVAVVYANDYESEGSDLKDIDLPGTQNAMIAAIADANPNTIVVLNTGSAVTMPWLSKVKGVFEAWYPGQDAGNAIAALLFGDTNPSGKLPVTFPTSLDQVPASTAAQWPGVDGKVSYSEGLRVGYRWYDSQGLTPAFPFGYGLSYTSFRLSGLHLSGHTLEAHRRLTASVSVTNTGHRSGDQVVQLYLSDPKAAGEPSAQLKGFAKVSLRPGRTRRVTLHLTAADASVWSSDAHAWQLTPGTYTVHVGDSSTHLPLSTTFTVRD